In Methanobacterium paludis, the following proteins share a genomic window:
- a CDS encoding pro-sigmaK processing inhibitor BofA family protein — MVVESILVGIFLVILLIVGLIILFKAAGIIIKILLHMALGFVLLFIVDLIPIINVPINIITVLVAGFGGVFGVVLLIILSVLGISWL; from the coding sequence ATGGTCGTAGAAAGTATTTTAGTTGGAATTTTCCTTGTAATACTATTAATAGTAGGCTTAATAATTCTTTTCAAGGCAGCAGGTATAATCATAAAGATTTTACTGCACATGGCCCTGGGCTTTGTACTGCTTTTCATAGTGGATCTAATTCCTATCATCAACGTTCCAATCAACATTATCACAGTTCTGGTTGCAGGGTTTGGAGGGGTTTTTGGAGTGGTGCTGCTGATTATTCTGAGTGTTTTAGGAATTTCATGGTTATGA